Proteins from a single region of Lysinibacillus sp. JNUCC-52:
- a CDS encoding ABC transporter ATP-binding protein: MSERALVIEHLNKIFTTQSEQIVALQDVDLHVKQGEFMTVIGPSGCGKSTLLKIIAGLDVDYVGKVELNGQPIKGPTLEKGFIFQEPRLFPWLTLEKNIAGDQSLKDPQVRERVNRLIQLVKLEGFEKAYPKELSGGMAQRVSIARALLRNPDILLLDEPFGALDAFTRSHMQEVLLNIWETNKTTMIFVTHDLDEAVFLGQRVVVMNPRPGHIKSVLPIELAFPRKRSSHGFQEMRRAVLNEFEKVEEESYTVGAGI, translated from the coding sequence GTGAGTGAACGAGCACTCGTAATTGAACATTTGAATAAAATTTTTACAACGCAGAGTGAGCAGATTGTGGCATTACAAGACGTCGATTTGCATGTGAAGCAAGGAGAATTTATGACTGTCATTGGGCCAAGTGGCTGTGGAAAAAGCACGCTGCTGAAAATTATAGCTGGGCTTGATGTAGACTACGTCGGGAAAGTTGAACTAAATGGTCAGCCTATAAAAGGACCAACTTTAGAAAAAGGCTTTATTTTTCAAGAGCCGCGATTATTTCCTTGGTTAACGCTAGAAAAAAATATTGCGGGCGACCAATCTTTAAAAGATCCTCAAGTGCGTGAACGTGTAAATAGGCTTATTCAGTTAGTAAAGCTTGAAGGATTTGAAAAAGCTTACCCTAAAGAGCTTTCAGGTGGCATGGCACAGCGTGTATCAATTGCGCGAGCATTACTACGAAACCCTGACATTTTATTACTAGATGAACCTTTTGGCGCTTTGGATGCATTTACACGTTCACATATGCAAGAAGTATTGTTAAATATTTGGGAAACAAATAAAACGACAATGATTTTTGTGACACATGATTTAGATGAAGCTGTGTTTTTAGGACAACGAGTAGTAGTGATGAATCCAAGACCAGGTCACATTAAATCTGTATTACCGATTGAGTTAGCTTTTCCAAGAAAGCGTTCATCACACGGATTCCAGGAGATGCGTCGAGCAGTGTTAAATGAATTTGAAAAGGTCGAAGAAGAATCTTACACGGTAGGTGCTGGAATTTAA